CGTCTCTTGTAAAATTTTCTGAAACGATATATTCCAATTTactaaaaaaggaaaattgttaaagttttctgctatgatttttttaattggataatTTATTCATGGTACAATGTATATGTTTTTTATGTAATAGTCTacttaagatattatttaaaacaaatctAATATATGCTACCTAAATTAATCACTTAATAAAACTTGATTTTACCGTTTTCTTTAGATAATTTGCTGATTTAATTGtgtatttcttttaatcttgtgtcatttgattattattattattattattatgcacAGCATTAAGAAAATCTAGAAATTTCAAATTCACAAAGGTCAAAgtcttcaaaataatataacaacaataaaatcttttaactaCAACGAATAATCGTATTAAATACAGATGATAATAATATCAGATGAAATCTCACTGACTTAATTTATTAGaagaataaaaatgtataaaggAACagtaagataaaataaaataaaaaatcaaatgcGAAAATTCTACAGTTAGTAGTACTTGGTAAAGGTATAATGTATAATTAAGGAACCAATCAAGCATTTATATAAACCTCCTTAATTATGGTCAAATcaggaaggaaaaaaaaactttgaatcAGTGAAATTAAAAGcaacaaatacaaaattttaatcgATAAACCCTACCacattgattattttatttttcctgcaatattaaaaattgaaatgaaaacatattttaacacaatttttttattaacattttaatataactgatttattatttatttattattatgttaacgTCTTTAAAAAACAAACGTTTCATTGTGAAATAATTGTGAAACCAATAAAATAGAAGAGTTTTCAGACCTAATTGTTGGAAAATTAGGGTACAATTTGGCATGGCGTGATGAGCTGAAACCAAAGCTTGGCACGCGCGAGGAACGGAGAGTGTAACCCACGCGTTGCTTTGGTTTCTCAGAAAAGGTAGTGGCGTCACTGTCTCATCTATTTGTTGCTTCCACAGTTCATTGTCTTCTCCGTTCACCCTACCTCAAAAGGCATCCGAGGGAGACCCCACGTGGCAATCTCAGAAGCTGCCACGTCGACAAATGCAAAACGTGCGTTTCATATTAAAATACGCACTCACATGGCTTCAAATTATTGCTAATTTTAATAAccaataattaatgtaattaattaaaacttcatttttatGACTACGATAACTTTAATGTAGAACTAGATCTATCTGAATAGCTTATTAAAATTCTTAGACCAAgattatctttgttttttattttcagcaTAGTATAAAAGTTTAATAGAAATTAACGTTtagattaaagataatttaatatgttttcaaTATGTTACATTGTTTAAAAGTTACTAttagagaaaatttaaataatttaggtTTTCAAGGTCAAATATAACATAGGAAACAAACATGGTGAAGAAACTCCTAGAATCCCTCACGTTAGACACGGCCATCATAAGTAGGAAAAGGTTATCTCAGACATCATTATAACATCTTCtagactttttattttttaattttctaattcttcagtaaattaaaataaagaaacataCTGGTGGCAAGTTTGgagacaaatttaaaatattggttTTAGTTAAAAATGGTATTTGAAATGAATGTCCTATTAATGAATCTGTAATAGGTAAAATattgatgaaatatttatttaagaccataattgagtttttttatcagtaataaaaaaatacgttaattaaaaatatttagagtgTTTCaatccttttatatataaaaaaaatccaattgttttataaaaagttCGAGAAAAAAGTTCAAACACTAAAAATACATACAGAAGtttggataaaaaaataaataacagatAAATACACGATAAACAAcagattttattttctatattgttAAACCAGTATCTCATTTggctttttcttcttctattttacACTTTATTTTTGCAGTTATATCCTCCAAAAAAAATCACTGAAAATCACCACTACGATGAAGAAGAAATACTCTAACACTGTTTACTAAATAGTATGAGATAAAGTTTACTGCATGTATCTACAGTGATTTGGAAGTTTTGTTGAAGTTGTTTCCTTTGTATACTTTTGATATCATAATACATTCTTCGTTTCATCATTCCTTTATTGACTTAAAAGGGTTCAATTATTAGTctacttttgttattttcacATCATAGTATTTAACTTTCTGACGTCCTTTTAGTTTACACagacattaatattttaacattatttacgtgttattatgtgattgatgtaaaattatttcacaatcaataataataataataatcataaacattaacCAATTACatgtaaatgatgttaaaatgttgtcaaagtattattatttattttataattaattaaaaacaaaaattagtaAACTGATGTAAATACCATGGTTGAAcagttatcttttttttaaggATTGTCTGATCTTTCAAAACATACAATTTGAGTcttaaattgttatattattatgaaaatgaagaatatgATGAAGACGAAGATGCAGTGTGAAGGATATGTTGTCTGCATGCATGGAAAATTGGAAATGACAAGAGGGCACGTTCAGTGGGGACTCGTGTCCATATTGCAATCATCAAATATTCTTTTCGTTATAAACTGggattataataataaatataagaaaatgaataaaaaaacatatggTAATACAAAGCATTTAGAAAGTTGTTGTACTATTGATGactgatatataattttaagaaaattgctgacatttgtatttttttcagcTTAGTAATTGTCAAAGTGTGTTGAGTATTCTTCAGTGGATGTTTTTCATACAAACAGACAAAAAATGAAACTTGTacacattttcttctttctttatcaCCTTTTTCtcagtttaaaagaaaaacaacctGATAAAACTGCTGCAagataaatatatcaaatgtCATACAATGTGTGAACAAAAAATTGGACTTTCATCATgctagagttttattttagaaatatatggATTAAGTTTAAGATTTTCTATTTTgcaatttttcaataaaatatctcaaatatttaacctttttcCCATTAGGagataattttgtttgttgttatcATAATTAGAAAATGGTACCAACAAAaagctttcttcttttatttgtttcagAAATAAAGTTTCATTGTGAGTGTGAAAAAGCAGCACATGTGACAGAGTTAAAGAAAGGAATGGTTTCTGAATTTAATGGAAATGCAAGGTGCTGGGACAGTTATCTCCTCTTCTGCCCCCCACTttcttgttttatgttttgctttctttttgttttgtatcTCTGCTTCATTTAAGAGATCAAAATTACAAGAATATAATAAGTTGTGCGATACTGCTGCATGTGcatcaataattaattacaattggACAAGATATTTTGTTAGGTCAGTTTTGTAACCTACCCTATATGTTTCCTGTAGTTTCTAGACCACAAATCAATAGGACACATTTCACACTATTCCCTAACCTTCCTCCACAGTAcacttttcctttctttttcataacATCACATCCCAAGGTTGAAGAAAGACTACCTTAGTAATTTCTATAGCTTCAAGAAAGAAATCAATGTATAACTACAATACAGGGATAGCTTCAAGTTATATTAGGACATCCCTAAAATGCAATACTTCAAAAgcaaaattatttcatatataatagACATATACAGCTCTACAACAGAATTTATGGCCATGTCCATCTTCAACCTTCAATATGCACAATATGTGTTACTTGCTAAAAGAAGTTACAAAAACTATGGAATTTCAGCATCTGAAGAACCGTTGTCGTTGATCTTTGGTGGCGATTCCCTCTTTTACAATTAACCATAGCACCGAATTGGATCATTGCAACCTTTAGCAGCAGATTGCCCAAAACCAAACCGACCCCCTTTCTCAAGGTACTGTTGGTGGTACTCCTCTGCTCTGTAGAACTTCTTGGCAGGAAGAATCTCGGTAACAATCTTCCTGTTCAGCTGCTTCTGCTGTTGTTCCACGGACTCCCTGGCAGCCTTCTCTTGCTCCTCCGTGTAGTAGTATATTCCAGATCTGTACTGAGTTCCCACATCATTCCCCTGCCACAGAAGACAAGATCAAATGGTAACTAAGTGCTCAAGAACTAGAATGTTCAATTCATGTGTGTGCAGCAGCATATCATTAGTTACCATATTTTTGGAAGTTCCTGTATGCATGGATTTGGATGAAAGAGTGAATCCAAGAAATAAAAGTATGCATGCATATTGAAATGgaagatttgaaaataaataaaatatattgaaaggGGGGAACAGAAGAGTTCTAACTTGGACAGAAGAAACAGAGGGTGAGAcaattatatcataaaattaactattttaactttaaaatgaaaactaaaaaattgtGTGATCTCTACagaaatataaatcattttccAGCCTCTGAGATCAACAGGAAAACATTGAAAAATGTCAGTGTTTCACACTTTTATAATGTCCCTACTCCAAACCCCTCCAAAGGAAAGAGAAATGCATCACTCAACAAATACTTCTGGATATAAACCTAGGGATGCCAATTAGTTTATTTATCCACTGATCATCCAATCTATCCATGCCTAAATCCAATCAATCTGCACAATCATACAAGCAATACTAAATGGATTGGATCAACAACTATTACTAGATGTAATCATCCCTCATTTTAAAACGAATGAATTGTATATCTATCCATGATAAGTTATTGATGGATGAGTaggaattttttaattaaataagtcaTGGATGATCGGTTTTTTATTAAGTAGTCAGACATCATAAGTGAactagaaaattattttttacccATCCATTTGAAACCAACTTAACTTCTCCAATCCTTCCATTTCACACCCTTGGTATCAACATCCGCAGAGAGCAAATAAAAGGTTACAATTGCCTAAACAACTATTACAAAGAGACCCCATGAATTTTATTTGACCCATATTACAACAGAATTTACAAAACAAGACTCAACTAGATATCAAAACATAAACGTATCTGTTAAATACTGGCAAGTGTCAACAAAGAGAGAACCTCTTATTCAAATCACCAAAGTCTAGATATATCAATCAGAAACCACTTTGACAACCTCCATTTAATCAGAAACCAAAAACTTTATATTTACCTGTCTATTCAGAGTAGTAGGATCATGCCTAGCCCAGAACAAATCAAGCAGAGACTCATAGCTACAATTTTTGGGATCGTATTGAACCCTTACAACCTCTGAGTGATTTGTGGTCCCCGTACAGACATCTTCATAGGTTGGATTGTGCACAAGCCCCTGAGTGTAACCAACCTCTGTCTTGGTCACCCCAGGCACTCTTTGGAAGGCCAACTCAACACCCCAAAAACAGCCAGCACCAAACTGGGCAAACTGCTGGCCTGCTGCTGGTATGTCATCATCTGGACCCTGAGGAATGGATGAATCCAAGTTCTCTGGTGCCCTTGCGCTGCCAAATCCAAGTTTGTTCAATAGGTTCATGGAGGGCTTGTTCACAGCAATGCTAGGACGAGTTTGGGAAAATAAGCCAGAACGCTTGACAGAAAACCTAGAAAGTGAGGGAAGGAACTTGGTTTTCGAAGGACTGGAGAGGGAAGAAGAAACAAACACTGAAAGGGAATTGGATGTGGTGGTATAGCTGCTGCTGATTGCTGCTAAGCATTTTAGTAGCATGAGAATCCTTTTCTAGAATAAATAACCAATTCAAAAATGCACTTgtatatatgaaagaaacaaaGGAGCCACCAAATCAGGATGCCAAAACTGAAGTTAcaaatttcaacaaataatCAAAAGCTTAAAACTTAATCTTGAATGACTTATGTTGATCCATACGGGGCTATCTGTTATTACTATAGCACATGGCGCCTGTATATTAgcaatgaaaaatgttttacacCGATCAAGGATCATTTGactaataaaacaattattctCTAATATAACTACAAGGATGAatgacaaaaacaaacaaattatacCATCCACCCATACGTTCATATTGAGTGAGATCACAAATTTTATATAGGAACGAAAAGGGAAAACACAGTGGATGCCTTTGACTTGAACAAATATTTTCCGTTGTCATTTTGAATTCTTAcacataattacaaaaatataatcaaatatttacTTTGTTCCCCCATCCCAAGGaccaaatataatttattgacCATCGAACGTgcaaaatttttataattatgaaaataaaaaatgaatgcaGAAAACGTTTTCTCAAGACTTAAACCAAACTCAAACTCCCACAACTATATATTCTAGTCCTAATCACATATACTCTCCCTCTGACCTTAgggatatttttattataccaTCTGTATGTACGCGAATGACCCCAAGAATGGACCACGACTCCACAAGCTGCAGACTCATATACAACTCTGCCTACTGTTCAACATTGATTTAACACTTGAAATTGCCActctattttattcaaattaaaaaatcagCTGAAACTTTTCCTTTCATACATGTAGATAAAAGCAAGTCTTTGTTACGAGATAAAGAAGTTATTTACGGTTTAACTATTAGCACTCACTTGGGGGAAGATAAAAAGACATACATAGTACTTTTATAAGCTTATTATTTCCGTCAGGCTAGCTGCGCAACAAATGGAAATTCGTATTGGGTCAAAGATTGTGataacaaacaaatattatatcttCTTCATGCTCCAATGCTTCACAGAAATTGGGAATTGAACCAGAGTCACTTACAACacagtaaaataaaatcaaactcACGTGGCCCAGAATTTTTAATAGAATTGGGAACATGAACATGAAGGAAATGTGTCCCCCAAATAGTAAATGAAACGAAATCCAATATCAACCCATACCTGCTCCACAAATTCTCATCTTCAACCCTTCAACAAATTACTCGAATCAATCtccaaacaataacaataagaataataaagaCAACTTTTTTAACActataaagaaaaattgaacAGAAATTAAAAGAGCCCACGATCCCCTTTTTTCTTAAAGATTAAAGGGAAAAGGGTAATGGGAGAGatagttttgaaaaaacaaGAGAGAACAAGTAACTGaagaatggaaaaaaaaaaaaaaagaacgtACCCAAGTGAGAGCAGAAGAGAGAGGAATTGAAAGGTGGTTGATGATTGAGAAAGAAGATGAGGATTTGATCACTGCAAAAGAGCGAGTCTTGATGCTGAACTACTATGGTTTCTCTCTCTATTCTGGCATCCATGATAAAAAGACTTAAAAACCCCTCCTCAAGTTAACGCAAAGAACGGATTAACTCTTTAAAGGTTAAAGGATAAGCATGTCATTTCAATGCAAAATCACATGAAATCCCTTCACGTAGCGTCTAGAATATTACAGAAATTAGTGCATGTAAGGGCTACACGTCATGAGATAccattcatatattttttcacGTTTAAAGTAAaactttgaataaaattatatatgaagtgagaaatttaaatatatttactttctattaaattaattaaaatacatcGTATAGTAATATTGTTTTCCATGTTGTTGAATAATTTGAAccaattttattgtaatttattttggaaattaatataattgttattactAATATAAAAGATTGGATTAGGACCATGTAAAGCTAATAGTGGATTACTACGGGCGTGTAAGTTTAGCCCAATTGAACTAGAAAAAGGCTATTTACTTCCCCCACCCCCAATTATTAACTGCACCCTATAATAATAGGAAAAGACTGAAACCCTTTCACACATCTTTCACAACATAATCATCACTGTCAGCTCCACTGTCGCAGTACAGTGCTACTGcagagaaaaaattatttaatggaCATTACTAAAgacttaaataaacaaaatttacaaaaattatgacttaattgaaaaaatatataattaaaaaacttaatgaAACTggaataaaattgtatttaagtCTTTCCAGAGTATATAATTCGAAAATCAATTCATAGAAGATGAAATAGTCATATCCAAAACTTGTGTAGGTATCCGAAGAAATAGGGGTACAATAAGTAAAAGCCCTAGAAAAATGTAGagaaaatgatttaaaaaaaacagagaaagcttctattttcatttaaacATGCATGAAAGAGTCACAGAATCTTGGTAATACCTTTTAACTTTTACTAATTAATATTTCCTTAATTCATAATTAAGGAAAATTAATTagcttttattaatttaaatactaacTCGAGTTTTATGCAAAACATGTCATATTGATTTAAATCTGAAGCATGCAATTCAGTCTAAAAAGTTGTGACATGAAAGCCaagtcaaaataatattttagcaAAAGAATACAGCCAACTGCTGCTATATTGAGACTTAAGTAGTCAAAGTGAAGATAGTGGTCAACGttgaacaaattaaaaaatacatatttaaactTCATAAACATTAGTAACATccaaatgaaaaagttaatcacAAATTATATAAGGAATGAGTTAGGTTACTCATTCCAAGTTCAAGAAGTAATCCTATAAAGCTAAATATTctcttttaagattttttaagattacatttatcttttattttatatatactattatttaattatcttaattatttgaaaattataggATTTTCGTTTATTACATCAATAACTTTTCacatgttatttattatttattgaaaataatattttacattaactttaataaaatgcattaacaaaatatattttatatcttcttcaaatttttaatatattaagatTCTTTCTTGCTTACTATCGTTTAGTCAAACTGAAAGTTACGTGTAAAAGGCACAAGTCAGTGAGAATATGATAGTTTCAACAATAAATGTGTAATGAATATAATTAACTTATCATCATATctcaaacttgtatttatagattttaaaataagtttcaGATTAACATGGATTGATAATAATCTTACTTagttttaatgtaattattattaaccTTAATCTCCAATCAATATCCAATTGATTCCTTTGGGATTTCAAACTAACACAACCatttaatttacttaaaacCAAAGAGTCATactatacaaaatattttatgatttagttTGAAGATGTATAAtagttcagaaaaaaaaagttgaccTAAAGCATTATACATTGCAAAATTTGTAATTATCTTGAATTTTACTTTATGTAGTTGTGCACTTTTCTAGCAGAAGAAAATCGTGTACGCTTCATAGTGTACCTTAAATATGAAAGTTTTGGAGATTCCTTTCGTTGCCGTTTCAACGTGGTGTCCTTGTAGAAACTTAATTGCTTTTTTATATGGTTAAACTCGAAACACGATTGCATGTTATCGATTTTGactatttctttctttattacTGAACATATTTTCCACAAAAGTCGTGTAAGGACTATATAATACccttaacaaaaaaaagtgCGTTTGGATGAGCAAAATAGGAATCAATTGCACATGAAAAAAAGGTATCCAAACAGCACCTTCAATCATAGATTCCTTTCCCTATCTTGTGTTCACACTTCACATGGCtactttcatttaaaaaatgtcCTTCCATTTATCCCTTTCATACCTAAAACCTACCAATTAGTTTAGCTTTATGGTCCCACCATCTATGTTTTCATCAActtgttatatttattaataacacatttcattaaaatatgTCATGGaacatcaaattttgttaaaaatctcttcaaataaaatgatctttaccaataaaaatagaaataaaaacccaacattaatttaatgtgatttaaaaaaaaaaatacaaaattccTATAAACATActcagtatttttttttatcaaaaattaaaaccttTCAATGATACATAATTATCCAAATCTTTCTTGCATCCAAAATACTTACTGAATTGGAATCATTACTctcaaattaactttttatttttataataacttttttctacttttttttctttctaatataATGTGAGATTTC
This window of the Vigna angularis cultivar LongXiaoDou No.4 chromosome 7, ASM1680809v1, whole genome shotgun sequence genome carries:
- the LOC108338406 gene encoding peptide methionine sulfoxide reductase A3 isoform X9 codes for the protein MRICGAAISSSYTTTSNSLSVFVSSSLSSPSKTKFLPSLSRFSVKRSGLFSQTRPSIAVNKPSMNLLNKLGFGSARAPENLDSSIPQGPDDDIPAAGQQFAQFGAGCFWGVELAFQRVPGVTKTEVGYTQGLVHNPTYEDVCTGTTNHSEVVRVQYDPKNCSYESLLDLFWARHDPTTLNRQGNDVGTQYRSGIYYYTEEQEKAARESVEQQQKQLNRKIVTEILPAKKFYRAEEYHQQYLEKGGRFGFGQSAAKGCNDPIRCYG
- the LOC108338406 gene encoding peptide methionine sulfoxide reductase A3 isoform X6, giving the protein MFMFPILLKILGHKRILMLLKCLAAISSSYTTTSNSLSVFVSSSLSSPSKTKFLPSLSRFSVKRSGLFSQTRPSIAVNKPSMNLLNKLGFGSARAPENLDSSIPQGPDDDIPAAGQQFAQFGAGCFWGVELAFQRVPGVTKTEVGYTQGLVHNPTYEDVCTGTTNHSEVVRVQYDPKNCSYESLLDLFWARHDPTTLNRQGNDVGTQYRSGIYYYTEEQEKAARESVEQQQKQLNRKIVTEILPAKKFYRAEEYHQQYLEKGGRFGFGQSAAKGCNDPIRCYG
- the LOC108338406 gene encoding peptide methionine sulfoxide reductase A3 isoform X5 produces the protein MFMFPILLKILGHVSLILFYCVKRILMLLKCLAAISSSYTTTSNSLSVFVSSSLSSPSKTKFLPSLSRFSVKRSGLFSQTRPSIAVNKPSMNLLNKLGFGSARAPENLDSSIPQGPDDDIPAAGQQFAQFGAGCFWGVELAFQRVPGVTKTEVGYTQGLVHNPTYEDVCTGTTNHSEVVRVQYDPKNCSYESLLDLFWARHDPTTLNRQGNDVGTQYRSGIYYYTEEQEKAARESVEQQQKQLNRKIVTEILPAKKFYRAEEYHQQYLEKGGRFGFGQSAAKGCNDPIRCYG
- the LOC108338406 gene encoding peptide methionine sulfoxide reductase A3 isoform X2, which gives rise to MDARIERETIVVQHQDSLFCSDQILIFFLNHQPPFNSSLFCSHLGLKMRICGAAAISSSYTTTSNSLSVFVSSSLSSPSKTKFLPSLSRFSVKRSGLFSQTRPSIAVNKPSMNLLNKLGFGSARAPENLDSSIPQGPDDDIPAAGQQFAQFGAGCFWGVELAFQRVPGVTKTEVGYTQGLVHNPTYEDVCTGTTNHSEVVRVQYDPKNCSYESLLDLFWARHDPTTLNRQGNDVGTQYRSGIYYYTEEQEKAARESVEQQQKQLNRKIVTEILPAKKFYRAEEYHQQYLEKGGRFGFGQSAAKGCNDPIRCYG
- the LOC108338406 gene encoding peptide methionine sulfoxide reductase A3 isoform X3, with protein sequence MDARIERETIVVQHQDSLFCSDQILIFFLNHQPPFNSSLFCSHLGLKMRICGAAISSSYTTTSNSLSVFVSSSLSSPSKTKFLPSLSRFSVKRSGLFSQTRPSIAVNKPSMNLLNKLGFGSARAPENLDSSIPQGPDDDIPAAGQQFAQFGAGCFWGVELAFQRVPGVTKTEVGYTQGLVHNPTYEDVCTGTTNHSEVVRVQYDPKNCSYESLLDLFWARHDPTTLNRQGNDVGTQYRSGIYYYTEEQEKAARESVEQQQKQLNRKIVTEILPAKKFYRAEEYHQQYLEKGGRFGFGQSAAKGCNDPIRCYG
- the LOC108338406 gene encoding peptide methionine sulfoxide reductase A3 isoform X8, which gives rise to MLLKCLAAISSSYTTTSNSLSVFVSSSLSSPSKTKFLPSLSRFSVKRSGLFSQTRPSIAVNKPSMNLLNKLGFGSARAPENLDSSIPQGPDDDIPAAGQQFAQFGAGCFWGVELAFQRVPGVTKTEVGYTQGLVHNPTYEDVCTGTTNHSEVVRVQYDPKNCSYESLLDLFWARHDPTTLNRQGNDVGTQYRSGIYYYTEEQEKAARESVEQQQKQLNRKIVTEILPAKKFYRAEEYHQQYLEKGGRFGFGQSAAKGCNDPIRCYG
- the LOC108338406 gene encoding peptide methionine sulfoxide reductase isoform X1: MNLLNKLGFGSARAPENLDSSIPQGPDDDIPAAGQQFAQFGAGCFWGVELAFQRVPGVTKTEVGYTQGLVHNPTYEDVCTGTTNHSEVVRVQYDPKNCSYESLLDLFWARHDPTTLNRQGNDVGTQYRSGIYYYTEEQEKAARESVEQQQKQLNRKIVTEILPAKKFYRAEEYHQQYLEKGGRFGFGQSAAKGCNDPIRCYG
- the LOC108338406 gene encoding peptide methionine sulfoxide reductase A3 isoform X7, with amino-acid sequence MSFYLPPTISSSYTTTSNSLSVFVSSSLSSPSKTKFLPSLSRFSVKRSGLFSQTRPSIAVNKPSMNLLNKLGFGSARAPENLDSSIPQGPDDDIPAAGQQFAQFGAGCFWGVELAFQRVPGVTKTEVGYTQGLVHNPTYEDVCTGTTNHSEVVRVQYDPKNCSYESLLDLFWARHDPTTLNRQGNDVGTQYRSGIYYYTEEQEKAARESVEQQQKQLNRKIVTEILPAKKFYRAEEYHQQYLEKGGRFGFGQSAAKGCNDPIRCYG
- the LOC108338406 gene encoding peptide methionine sulfoxide reductase A3 isoform X4, translating into MDARIERETIVVQHQDSLFCSDQILIFFLNHQPPFNSSLFCSHLAISSSYTTTSNSLSVFVSSSLSSPSKTKFLPSLSRFSVKRSGLFSQTRPSIAVNKPSMNLLNKLGFGSARAPENLDSSIPQGPDDDIPAAGQQFAQFGAGCFWGVELAFQRVPGVTKTEVGYTQGLVHNPTYEDVCTGTTNHSEVVRVQYDPKNCSYESLLDLFWARHDPTTLNRQGNDVGTQYRSGIYYYTEEQEKAARESVEQQQKQLNRKIVTEILPAKKFYRAEEYHQQYLEKGGRFGFGQSAAKGCNDPIRCYG